The following proteins are co-located in the Solanum pennellii chromosome 8, SPENNV200 genome:
- the LOC107026905 gene encoding uncharacterized protein LOC107026905: protein MDLREESSRFGSLPSTTSRNLSSSSSTFFSANQSPFFSPRSPKSLVSACSDNQFRDSDVTSAALDASLGILGPESFANARLSDAYPVALASASNDLQKLDFVASSTSNSKSTIASYNVGPEHEYLRPRGKQKKSGRTQESCVTPTSTSSLSNRVRSCDVYIGFHGRKPLLLRFMNWLRAELEIQGLSCFVTDRSRCRNTRKHGMVERVMDACTFGVVILTKKSFRNPYTIEELRFFASKKNLVPVYFDLRPEDCLVRDIIERRGEHWEKHGGELWLLYGGLEKEWRDAVNGLLRVDEWKLEAHDGKWRECILRAVTLLALRLGRRSVVDRLSKWREKAEKEEFPFPRNENFVGRKKELSELEFRLFGDVSGDAEKDYIELKARPKRRNLTISWSRSNSINERRFERPSDNKRKGKEPVTWKESEKEIEMLNAEVSHTQQHAPKPRNSKKHGRRNNSMKVVYGKGIACVSGEPGIGKTDLLLEYAYQFHQRYKMVLWIGGESRYVRQNYLNLWSFLEVDVGVENSPDKSRIKSFEEQEEAAVARVRKELMRDIPFLLIIDNLESEKDWWDHKLIMDLLPRFGGETHVLISTRLSRVMNMDPIKLNYLSEIEAMSLMQGAVKDYPIAEIDALRVIEDKLKRLTLGLAIVGAILSELPINPSRLLDTINRMPLKEIIYIRRENHPLRRNNFLLQLFEVCFSIFDHADGPRSLATRMALASGWFAPSPIPVSLLALAAHKIPEKYPRRRMLKKVLCSLTCGFTSSYARKSEAEASSLLLRFNIARTCRKEGYIQFHQLIKMYARKRGVTGVAQATVQAVITRGLIPQHSEHIWAACFLLFGFGSDPMIVELKVSELLFLVKEVILPLAIRTFITFSRCAAALELLRRCTDALEAADQAFVTPVDKWLDKSLCWRPIQTSAQLNPCLWQELALSRATVLEIRAKLMLRGGQFDIGDDLIRKAIFIRTSICGEDHPETISAHETLSKLTRLLASVQNHTSNRS, encoded by the coding sequence ATGGATCTCCGGGAAGAAAGCTCTAGATTTGGATCGTTACCAAGCACAACGTCAAGAAACCTTTCGTCTTCATCGTCGACTTTCTTTTCTGCGAATCAGTCGCCATTCTTCTCTCCTAGATCACCTAAGTCCCTGGTATCAGCATGCTCGGATAATCAATTTCGTGATAGTGATGTTACCTCTGCTGCCTTAGATGCTAGTTTGGGCATTTTAGGTCCAGAATCATTTGCAAATGCTAGATTGTCAGATGCTTATCCTGTTGCATTAGCTAGTGCCTCGAATGATCTCCAGAAGTTGGATTTTGTAGCTTCTTCGACGTCAAATTCTAAGAGTACTATAGCGAGTTATAATGTTGGCCCTGAACATGAATATTTGCGACCTAGAGGCAAGCAGAAAAAGAGTGGAAGGACACAGGAATCTTGTGTTACTCCAACATCGACTTCCTCCCTATCCAACAGAGTGAGGAGCTGTGATGTGTACATTGGTTTTCATGGCCGCAAACCTTTACTGCTCAGATTCATGAATTGGCTCCGTGCTGAGCTAGAAATCCAAGGTCTAAGTTGCTTTGTTACTGACAGATCAAGGTGCCGAAATACTAGAAAGCATGGCATGGTAGAGAGAGTAATGGATGCTTGTACATTCGGAGTTGTGATCTTAACCAAGAAATCATTCAGGAATCCATATACCATAGAGGAGCTGCGCTTCTTTGCTAGCAAAAAGAATTTGGTACCAGTGTACTTCGATCTGCGTCCAGAGGATTGCCTTGTGCGAGATATAATTGAGAGAAGAGGAGAGCACTGGGAAAAACATGGTGGTGAACTTTGGCTACTTTATGGGGGATTGGAGAAGGAGTGGAGAGATGCCGTCAATGGTCTTTTGCGTGTTGATGAGTGGAAGCTAGAGGCTCATGATGGCAAGTGGAGGGAATGCATATTGAGGGCTGTAACTCTATTGGCCTTAAGATTAGGGAGGCGAAGTGTTGTGGACAGACTATCCAAGTGGAGGGAGAAGGCAGAAAAAGAGGAGTTTCCTTTCCCTCGAAATGAGAATTTTGTCGGCAGAAAGAAGGAGCTATCTGAGCTTGAGTTTCGGCTTTTTGGTGATGTTAGTGGGGACGCAGAGAAAGACTATATTGAACTAAAGGCTAGACCCAAGCGAAGGAATTTGACAATTAGTTGGAGTCGAAGTAATTCAATCAACGAAAGACGGTTTGAGCGTCCTAGTGACAACAAAAGGAAAGGGAAAGAGCCAGTGACATGGAAGGAATCtgagaaagaaattgaaatgttaaaTGCTGAAGTTTCTCATACCCAACAGCATGCACCAAAGCCGAGGAACTCTAAGAAACATGGAAGGCGAAACAACTCCATGAAAGTTGTCTATGGAAAGGGCATTGCTTGTGTGTCTGGGGAACCAGGAATTGGCAAGACAGATCTACTGCTTGAGTATGCTTATCAATTTCATCAGCGCTACAAAATGGTCCTTTGGATTGGAGGTGAAAGCAGATATGTTCGACAAAACTACTTGAACTTGTGGTCGTTTTTAGAAGTTGATGTCGGGGTAGAAAACTCACCTGATAAAAGCAGGATAAAGAGCTTTGAGGAGCAAGAAGAGGCTGCTGTAGCTAGGGTTAGGAAAGAACTCATGCGAGACATTCCATTCTTGCTGATAATTGATAACTTGGAGAGTGAAAAGGACTGGTGGGATCATAAACTAATAATGGATTTGCTTCCCCGTTTTGGGGGTGAAACACATGTTCTCATATCCACGCGCCTCTCTCGGGTTATGAACATGGATCCTATCAAACTCAATTATCTGTCAGAGATTGAGGCAATGTCTTTGATGCAGGGTGCTGTGAAAGATTACCCGATTGCTGAAATTGATGCCTTGCGAGTTATTGAGGACAAACTTAAGAGACTGACACTTGGCCTTGCCATTGTTGGAGCAATTCTTTCTGAACTTCCTATAAATCCTAGTAGACTATTGGATACCATCAATCGTATGCCATTGAAGGAAATAATCTATATTCGTCGGGAAAACCATCCACTGAGGCGAAACAATTTCCTTTTGCAACTTTTTGAAGTTTGTTTCTCAATATTTGACCATGCTGATGGACCTAGAAGTCTAGCAACAAGAATGGCCCTTGCAAGCGGTTGGTTTGCTCCATCACCTATTCCAGTTTCTCTATTAGCTCTGGCTGCTCACAAGATACCAGAGAAATACCCACGTCGGAGGATGTTGAAGAAAGTTTTATGCTCTTTAACTTGTGGTTTCACATCATCATATGCTAGGAAATCTGAGGCAGAAGCCTCTTCTCTTTTGTTGAGATTCAACATTGCAAGGACTTGTAGAAAGGAAGGCTACATTCAGTTCCACCAGCTTATCAAAATGTATGCTCGAAAAAGAGGGGTCACTGGAGTTGCTCAAGCCACAGTACAAGCTGTTATTACTCGCGGTTTAATACCCCAGCACTCTGAGCACATATGGGCAGCATGCTTTTTGCTCTTCGGATTTGGGAGTGACCCCATGATAGTTGAGCTTAAAGTTTCCGAATTGTTGTTTCTCGTGAAAGAAGTGATTTTACCACTTGCCATTCGAACATTTATTACATTCTCACGCTGTGCTGCTGCTTTAGAACTTCTACGGCGTTGTACAGATGCATTAGAAGCAGCAGATCAGGCATTTGTCACACCTGTTGACAAGTGGTTGGATAAATCACTTTGTTGGAGACCTATCCAGACAAGTGCCCAGTTAAACCCTTGCCTTTGGCAGGAACTTGCTTTATCAAGAGCTACAGTGCTCGAAATCAGGGCAAAGCTAATGTTGAGGGGTGGACAGTTTGATATTGGTGATGATTTAATCCGGAAGGCTATTTTCATTAGAACTTCAATCTGCGGCGAGGACCATCCAGAAACCATATCTGCTCATGAAACGCTCAGTAAACTTACAAGACTCCTTGCTAGTGTTCAAAATCATACATCAAATAGAAGTTAA